In Deltaproteobacteria bacterium, a genomic segment contains:
- a CDS encoding glycosyltransferase: MSHTKTLVEAADEPLVSVIIPTYNRGWILREAVESVLAQDYGALELIVVNDGSTDDTAVILETYEGIVVVHQARRGVSAARNRGVERARGQLIAFLDSDDLWLPEKLSVQTAFFRDHPETEVCQTQETWIRNGRRVNAGKRHQKPSGMFFARSLELCLVSPSAVMLKKGFFRRMGGFDEGLPACEDYDLWLRINARHPIHLIDRPLVVKRGGHADQLSAERGLDKYRIASICKIVDSGILDAEQKTAALRVLAQKCRVYADGCRKRGRLEEAAHYRDLAVSYS; this comes from the coding sequence ATGAGCCATACGAAGACGCTAGTTGAGGCTGCCGACGAGCCGCTGGTCAGCGTGATCATTCCCACCTACAACCGGGGGTGGATCCTGCGGGAGGCCGTTGAATCGGTCCTGGCCCAGGATTATGGGGCGTTGGAACTGATCGTAGTGAATGACGGGTCCACGGACGACACCGCCGTGATCCTCGAGACCTATGAAGGCATTGTCGTCGTGCATCAGGCCCGCCGGGGCGTCAGCGCCGCGCGCAACAGGGGGGTTGAGCGGGCCAGGGGCCAACTGATCGCCTTCCTCGATTCCGACGACCTGTGGCTGCCTGAAAAGCTGTCGGTCCAAACGGCCTTTTTCCGTGATCATCCGGAGACCGAGGTCTGCCAGACCCAGGAGACATGGATCCGCAACGGTCGTCGCGTCAATGCCGGCAAGCGCCATCAAAAGCCATCGGGCATGTTCTTTGCGCGCTCGCTGGAACTGTGCCTGGTGAGCCCGTCGGCCGTTATGCTGAAAAAGGGATTTTTCCGGCGCATGGGCGGGTTTGACGAGGGTCTGCCCGCCTGCGAAGACTACGACCTCTGGCTGCGCATCAACGCGCGCCACCCGATCCACCTCATCGACCGCCCCTTGGTCGTCAAAAGGGGCGGGCATGCCGACCAGCTTTCCGCGGAGCGGGGACTCGATAAATACCGGATCGCATCCATCTGCAAAATCGTCGACAGCGGCATCCTCGATGCTGAACAGAAAACGGCGGCCCTCCGCGTCCTCGCACAAAAGTGCAGGGTCTATGCAGACGGTTGCCGCAAACGCGGGCGCCTGGAGGAGGCCGCCCACTACCGTGATCTGGCCGTTAGCTATTCATAG
- a CDS encoding OprO/OprP family phosphate-selective porin: protein MINNYNSVVEPQQSSRFSTATPYFRVILLLSIALVALPATGWAERIFFAGYKGGFYIRSEEEGGMELRLGGALQSDYRWYAEQERADNGFDIRRARLRFRGQLTQYLRFKMEYEFQGNETDNLVDAWVEAVFGRPSLRFGQTKEPFSLEWQTLDKGLYFAERSMGYYLGPKRDLGVMLHGSVFDEVFTYAGGLFNGDGDDGSVSGPEEDVPEAAGRLVFSPFRRSSLSWLNQFQVGASATYAQIDPINVNLSVKSTGMVGSLRTLYLLTHNTKYGVIQDVGDRKRMGLEAAWALGPLIFQGEYVRLLYTDLEASGENPEDASLLTWYASAMWCLTGERPLLSGGRVKPIYPLRFFNPAEGTWGALCLAARYEHFSGDPDWINPDSYVSVEEADAYSLALNWVLYPMARIVLDFSHTDFSDPIRSRVLTTGSVEYIDEENVVTLRFSIDF from the coding sequence ATGATAAATAATTACAATAGTGTCGTCGAGCCGCAGCAATCCTCCCGTTTTTCTACCGCGACACCGTATTTCCGGGTCATTTTGCTTCTGTCGATCGCCCTCGTGGCGCTGCCGGCAACCGGTTGGGCGGAGCGCATCTTCTTTGCCGGGTACAAGGGCGGCTTTTACATTCGTTCGGAAGAGGAGGGGGGCATGGAGCTGCGCCTTGGCGGCGCCCTGCAGAGCGACTACCGCTGGTATGCCGAACAGGAAAGGGCGGACAACGGCTTCGACATCCGTCGCGCCCGCCTGCGATTCCGCGGACAGCTGACCCAATACCTGCGGTTCAAGATGGAATACGAGTTTCAGGGCAATGAAACCGACAACCTGGTGGACGCCTGGGTGGAGGCCGTTTTCGGCCGGCCGTCCCTGCGCTTCGGCCAGACCAAGGAGCCCTTCAGCCTGGAGTGGCAGACCCTTGACAAGGGGCTCTATTTTGCCGAAAGGTCCATGGGCTACTACCTGGGGCCCAAGCGGGACCTGGGCGTCATGCTGCACGGTTCGGTGTTCGACGAGGTTTTCACCTATGCCGGCGGCCTCTTCAACGGAGATGGCGACGATGGTTCCGTGTCCGGCCCGGAGGAAGACGTGCCCGAGGCGGCCGGCCGGCTGGTGTTCAGCCCCTTCCGGCGATCGTCCCTGAGCTGGCTCAACCAGTTCCAGGTGGGCGCTTCGGCCACCTATGCCCAGATCGATCCCATCAATGTCAATCTTTCCGTTAAGAGCACGGGCATGGTGGGGAGCCTGCGAACGCTTTATCTGTTGACCCACAACACGAAATACGGGGTGATCCAGGACGTGGGGGACCGCAAGCGCATGGGCCTGGAAGCGGCCTGGGCTCTGGGTCCCCTGATTTTTCAGGGGGAGTACGTGCGCCTGTTGTACACGGACCTGGAGGCCAGCGGTGAAAATCCCGAGGACGCCTCCTTGTTGACCTGGTATGCCAGCGCCATGTGGTGTCTGACCGGCGAGCGGCCGCTGTTGTCCGGCGGCCGGGTCAAGCCCATCTACCCCTTGCGGTTTTTCAATCCGGCCGAGGGCACCTGGGGGGCGCTGTGCCTGGCGGCCCGCTACGAACACTTCTCCGGCGACCCGGACTGGATCAACCCGGACTCGTACGTGTCGGTGGAAGAAGCCGACGCATACAGCCTGGCCCTGAACTGGGTGCTTTACCCCATGGCCCGGATCGTACTGGATTTTAGCCACACCGATTTTTCGGACCCCATCCGCTCGCGGGTCCTGACGACCGGATCGGTCGAATATATCGACGAGGAGAATGTCGTAACCCTGAGATTCAGCATCGATTTTTGA
- a CDS encoding energy-coupling factor ABC transporter ATP-binding protein: MAAPIFEIDALKHAYGGKTVLAIDRLAIQAASIVGLIGPNGSGKSTLLKMLGLIEKPTRGDIRFRGRRVEPFSRAARFRITLLPQEPFLMKRSVFRNVAYGLKLRGNGGSAVETANRVLAMVGLDGKEMLRRPWYALSGGETQRVALAARLALEPEVLLLDEPTASVDAASAQLIKEAALKARQESDTTLIIASHDWQWLLEICDEVLHLFKGRIFGTGRESVIFGPWRHLETGQWGKVLADGQQLVAPPPPAPDAAAVIDLLPAVSAGKNCHLLHGTVSRLSLEKRTGRVFATIIVGGHPFTLRLAAEPDRGRHTRKSIYPGETITVCYRPDRVKWI, from the coding sequence GTGGCCGCCCCTATTTTCGAAATCGACGCCTTGAAACACGCCTACGGCGGCAAAACCGTTCTCGCCATCGACCGTCTCGCCATCCAAGCGGCATCCATCGTTGGGCTCATCGGGCCGAACGGCAGCGGGAAGAGCACGCTTCTGAAAATGCTGGGCCTGATCGAAAAACCGACCCGGGGCGACATCCGGTTCCGCGGCCGCCGGGTCGAGCCGTTTTCCCGCGCTGCCAGGTTTCGCATCACCCTGCTGCCACAGGAGCCTTTTCTGATGAAGCGCAGCGTTTTCAGGAATGTGGCCTACGGTCTGAAATTAAGAGGCAACGGCGGTTCGGCGGTCGAAACGGCCAACCGGGTGCTGGCCATGGTGGGGCTGGACGGGAAAGAGATGCTCAGGCGACCGTGGTATGCGCTTTCGGGTGGTGAAACACAGCGCGTCGCCCTGGCCGCAAGATTGGCGCTGGAACCCGAAGTCCTTCTGCTGGACGAACCGACCGCCAGCGTGGATGCCGCCAGCGCCCAGCTCATCAAGGAGGCGGCCCTGAAGGCCCGGCAGGAATCGGACACCACCCTGATCATCGCCAGCCATGACTGGCAGTGGCTGCTAGAGATTTGCGACGAAGTGCTGCACCTGTTCAAGGGCCGCATCTTCGGAACCGGCCGCGAAAGCGTCATTTTCGGCCCCTGGCGGCATTTGGAAACGGGACAGTGGGGCAAGGTTCTGGCCGACGGGCAACAGCTGGTCGCCCCGCCGCCGCCCGCCCCGGACGCGGCCGCCGTCATCGACCTGTTGCCGGCAGTCAGCGCAGGAAAAAATTGTCATCTCCTCCACGGCACGGTTTCACGTCTCAGCCTGGAAAAAAGGACCGGCCGGGTGTTCGCCACCATCATCGTCGGCGGCCACCCTTTCACCCTGCGCCTGGCCGCCGAGCCGGACAGGGGCCGACACACCCGGAAAAGCATCTACCCGGGCGAGACGATCACCGTTTGCTACCGTCCCGACCGGGTCAAGTGGATATAG
- a CDS encoding ABC transporter permease — MQFIIDGFIQAVRLLLGGDAETYSAIRVTVAVSSYSIGCSLVAGIPLGFCLGYFDFRGKKSIRTVVDTLMALPTVFIGLIVYAFLTNRGPLGNFRLLFSLPGIAIGQTILALPIVIGLSATAVESMDRKLRTAIVSMGAGRRQLFLTSLWEARHGLLAGGIAAYGRVMTEVGISMMVGGNIKWHTRTITTAIALETNKGQFGMGVALGLVLLAIAFLVNISVSFLRRRY; from the coding sequence ATGCAATTTATCATAGACGGATTCATACAGGCCGTACGCCTGCTGCTGGGGGGCGATGCGGAGACCTATTCAGCCATCCGGGTGACGGTGGCCGTTTCGAGCTACTCCATCGGCTGCAGCCTGGTCGCGGGCATTCCCCTTGGTTTCTGCCTGGGGTATTTCGACTTTAGGGGGAAAAAATCGATCCGGACCGTCGTCGACACCCTGATGGCCCTGCCCACCGTCTTCATCGGCCTCATCGTCTACGCCTTTCTGACCAACCGGGGACCACTCGGAAATTTTAGGTTGTTGTTCAGCCTGCCGGGCATCGCCATCGGCCAAACCATCCTGGCCCTGCCCATCGTCATCGGCCTGAGTGCCACGGCCGTGGAAAGCATGGACCGTAAACTGCGCACGGCCATCGTCTCCATGGGCGCCGGCCGGCGGCAGCTCTTCCTGACCAGCCTGTGGGAGGCCCGCCATGGCCTGCTGGCCGGAGGGATCGCCGCTTATGGCAGGGTGATGACCGAAGTGGGCATTTCCATGATGGTCGGCGGCAACATCAAGTGGCACACGCGCACCATCACCACCGCCATCGCCTTGGAGACCAACAAGGGCCAATTCGGCATGGGCGTCGCCCTGGGCCTGGTTCTCCTGGCGATCGCCTTTCTGGTCAACATCTCCGTGTCATTTTTGCGGCGGAGGTATTGA
- a CDS encoding substrate-binding domain-containing protein, with protein sequence MQPARIVSILLIIMLCVAPAGVFAADTLVMATTTSTDNTGLLDYLMPKFKDATGIEVKWTATGTGKALKLGENCDVDILMVHAPPAEKKFVDAGFGTDRTEIMYNDFVIIGPAADKAGIKGRPIADALKKIKADQAPFISRGDNSGTNKKEIALWKAAGLPVPEKEKWYVQTGQGMLATINIAAERNGYTMTDRGTYIKYEANMNGKPPLKILVEGDAVLLNQYSVIAIDTAHCSQAKYDLAKKFIDWVAGAEAQKLIKDFKLLGKPLFTPNAK encoded by the coding sequence ATGCAGCCAGCACGAATCGTCTCGATTTTACTGATCATAATGCTTTGTGTGGCCCCGGCGGGCGTCTTCGCAGCCGACACCCTGGTGATGGCCACCACCACCAGCACGGACAACACGGGCCTTTTGGATTACCTGATGCCGAAATTCAAGGACGCCACCGGCATCGAGGTCAAGTGGACCGCCACCGGCACCGGCAAAGCCCTCAAGCTCGGTGAAAACTGCGACGTGGACATCCTGATGGTCCATGCGCCGCCGGCCGAAAAGAAATTCGTCGACGCCGGCTTCGGCACCGATCGTACGGAGATCATGTACAACGACTTCGTCATCATCGGTCCGGCCGCGGACAAAGCCGGCATCAAAGGCAGGCCCATTGCGGATGCCCTAAAGAAAATCAAGGCCGATCAAGCGCCCTTTATCAGCCGGGGCGACAACTCGGGGACCAACAAAAAGGAGATAGCCCTCTGGAAAGCCGCCGGGCTGCCGGTTCCGGAAAAGGAAAAATGGTATGTGCAGACCGGACAGGGCATGCTGGCCACCATCAACATCGCGGCCGAGCGCAACGGCTACACCATGACCGACCGGGGCACCTACATCAAGTACGAAGCCAACATGAACGGCAAGCCCCCCCTAAAGATTCTGGTGGAAGGCGACGCCGTCCTGCTGAACCAGTACAGTGTGATCGCCATCGACACGGCGCATTGCTCACAGGCAAAATACGACCTGGCCAAAAAATTCATCGACTGGGTTGCCGGGGCCGAGGCCCAGAAGCTGATCAAGGATTTCAAACTGTTGGGCAAACCTCTGTTTACCCCCAACGCCAAATAA
- the mtnA gene encoding S-methyl-5-thioribose-1-phosphate isomerase gives MKVDGKQMRPIWLGQDGQTVQVIDQRQLPHDLVVLDLTAVDDVIMAIKEMVVRGAPLIGVTAAYGVLVAALDAAPRSDAAAFFFQECERIKAARPTAINLIWGVERTVAAVRDACGDELEIDAKTIAAARSEAGRIAEEEAENCRMIGEHGVAVVEGIARQKGGRTVNILTHCNAGWLACVEYGTATAPMYAAFDRGVDIHVWVDETRPLNQGARLTAWELGRHGIDHTIITDNAGGHLMQHGMVDLVIVGTDRTTHTGDVANKIGTYLKALAARDNQVPFYVALPSSTFDWRLNNGIKDIPIEERNPDEVRYVQGLVNGTIGRVMIAPEESRAANYAFDVTPARLVTGFITERGVCEAGEEAIHALFPEKPVA, from the coding sequence ATGAAGGTTGACGGCAAACAGATGCGGCCGATCTGGCTGGGCCAGGACGGCCAGACGGTACAAGTGATCGACCAGCGGCAATTGCCCCACGACTTGGTGGTTCTGGATCTGACCGCGGTGGACGATGTCATCATGGCCATTAAGGAGATGGTCGTGCGGGGAGCGCCGTTGATCGGCGTCACGGCGGCATACGGCGTTCTGGTGGCGGCGCTCGATGCAGCGCCCCGGTCCGACGCCGCCGCATTTTTTTTTCAGGAGTGCGAGCGCATCAAGGCCGCCAGACCGACGGCCATCAACCTCATCTGGGGGGTCGAGCGTACGGTTGCCGCCGTCCGGGACGCTTGCGGCGATGAGCTCGAGATCGACGCGAAAACCATCGCCGCCGCCCGGTCGGAGGCCGGGCGCATCGCCGAGGAGGAGGCCGAGAATTGCCGCATGATCGGTGAGCACGGTGTGGCCGTCGTGGAAGGGATCGCCCGGCAGAAGGGGGGACGCACCGTCAACATTCTCACCCACTGCAACGCCGGCTGGTTGGCCTGCGTCGAATACGGGACGGCAACCGCCCCCATGTATGCGGCATTTGACAGGGGAGTGGACATCCACGTCTGGGTGGACGAGACCCGGCCCCTGAACCAGGGGGCCCGGTTGACGGCCTGGGAATTGGGCAGGCACGGGATCGACCACACGATCATCACCGACAATGCTGGCGGGCATTTGATGCAGCACGGCATGGTGGACCTGGTGATCGTGGGCACGGACCGCACGACCCACACGGGTGATGTGGCCAACAAAATCGGCACCTATCTCAAGGCGCTGGCCGCCCGCGACAACCAGGTCCCGTTTTATGTCGCCCTGCCGTCGAGCACCTTCGACTGGCGTCTCAACAACGGGATAAAGGATATACCCATCGAGGAAAGGAATCCCGACGAGGTGCGCTATGTTCAGGGACTGGTCAACGGCACCATCGGCAGGGTGATGATCGCTCCCGAAGAAAGCCGGGCCGCCAACTATGCCTTCGATGTAACCCCGGCCCGCCTGGTGACCGGATTCATCACCGAAAGGGGGGTCTGCGAAGCCGGCGAAGAAGCCATCCACGCCCTTTTTCCCGAAAAGCCCGTTGCCTGA
- a CDS encoding Lrp/AsnC family transcriptional regulator, giving the protein MLTDLEKKVVAAVQGDLPVTAEPYRDIADDLGVSEDTLLKTLKSLRDRGIMRRFGATLRHQKSGFKANAMVAWQVEAARTDEVGEVFAAFGEVSHCYQRSPAEDWPYNLYTMVHAVDEDECRATAARMAEKAAVPVYTLLFSRQELKKTSMQYFV; this is encoded by the coding sequence ATGCTGACAGACTTGGAAAAAAAAGTGGTTGCCGCTGTCCAGGGCGACCTGCCGGTCACTGCGGAACCCTATCGTGATATAGCCGACGATCTGGGGGTTTCCGAGGACACGCTGCTGAAAACCCTGAAAAGCCTCAGGGACAGGGGTATCATGCGGCGTTTCGGCGCTACGCTGCGTCATCAGAAATCCGGATTCAAGGCCAATGCCATGGTGGCCTGGCAGGTGGAAGCGGCGCGCACCGACGAGGTCGGAGAGGTATTTGCCGCTTTCGGGGAAGTTTCCCACTGTTATCAAAGGAGCCCGGCCGAAGACTGGCCTTATAACCTGTATACCATGGTGCATGCTGTCGATGAGGACGAGTGCCGCGCGACAGCGGCGCGCATGGCCGAAAAGGCGGCGGTGCCGGTGTACACGCTGCTGTTCAGCCGCCAGGAGCTGAAAAAGACATCCATGCAATATTTCGTATAA
- a CDS encoding cobalamin-dependent protein (Presence of a B(12) (cobalamin)-binding domain implies dependence on cobalamin itself, in one of its several forms, or in some unusual lineages, dependence on a cobalamin-like analog.), translating to MQRSRKPRVLLINPWIHDFAAYDFWAKPLGLLQLAGILRSHGVSVDYIDCLDRFHPRSRPVNPLARHGRGPYLKTPIPKPAGLEDVPRTYSRYGIRKSWFRESVLAVEKPDLVMVTSLMTYWYPGVRETIAELKTMLPDVPVVLGGVYASLCREHAERHSGADRVVAGLGEQHVLALVQAFTGFAMAPRFDPQQLASYPYPALDLQRRVTYAPLMTSRGCPFECAYCASRYLNPGRMEREPELVIREIDYWHRRYGVVDFAFYDDALLVNARNHILPVLEGVLRRRLSVRFHTPNALHVREVKQATAALMFAAGFETIRLGLETAAFAHRGALDAKVTASEFERAVDVLQRAGFKRRQVGAYLLFGLPGQTIADIEASIRIVKNSGITPVIAHYTPIPHTALWPQAVAASRYDLEKDPVFSNNAIMPCSQEPFSWEIVSRLKRLAGDHS from the coding sequence ATGCAACGCTCAAGAAAGCCCAGGGTATTGTTGATCAACCCCTGGATTCACGATTTTGCCGCCTATGACTTCTGGGCCAAACCATTGGGCCTGCTGCAGCTGGCCGGCATTCTTCGAAGCCACGGTGTTTCCGTGGACTACATCGACTGCCTGGACCGCTTTCACCCCCGGTCACGCCCCGTAAACCCGCTGGCCCGCCATGGGCGCGGCCCCTATCTCAAAACGCCTATTCCCAAACCGGCGGGCTTGGAAGATGTTCCCAGAACCTACTCCCGCTACGGCATCAGGAAAAGCTGGTTCCGGGAATCGGTGTTGGCAGTGGAGAAACCGGATCTGGTCATGGTCACCTCTTTGATGACCTACTGGTATCCGGGTGTCCGGGAGACCATCGCGGAGCTGAAGACCATGCTGCCCGATGTGCCGGTCGTGCTCGGGGGCGTGTATGCCTCCCTGTGCCGTGAACACGCCGAACGGCATTCCGGTGCGGACCGGGTCGTCGCCGGTTTGGGCGAACAACACGTGCTCGCACTGGTGCAGGCGTTTACTGGATTTGCCATGGCGCCGCGGTTCGATCCGCAACAATTGGCTTCCTACCCCTATCCGGCCCTCGATCTGCAGCGCCGCGTGACGTACGCACCTCTGATGACGTCGCGGGGGTGCCCCTTTGAATGCGCCTACTGCGCTTCCCGCTATTTGAATCCGGGGCGGATGGAGCGGGAACCGGAACTCGTGATCCGGGAGATCGATTACTGGCATCGCCGCTACGGTGTGGTCGACTTTGCCTTTTACGACGATGCCCTGCTCGTGAATGCCCGGAATCACATCCTGCCGGTCCTGGAAGGGGTGCTTCGCAGGAGGCTCAGTGTGCGGTTTCACACCCCCAACGCCCTGCATGTTCGTGAAGTGAAGCAGGCGACGGCCGCCCTCATGTTCGCAGCCGGTTTCGAGACCATTCGGCTGGGACTGGAAACCGCCGCCTTCGCGCATCGCGGCGCCCTGGATGCCAAGGTGACGGCGTCTGAATTCGAACGCGCTGTGGATGTGTTACAACGCGCCGGGTTCAAAAGGAGGCAGGTGGGCGCCTATCTTCTGTTCGGGCTGCCCGGGCAGACCATTGCCGACATTGAAGCCTCCATCCGCATCGTCAAAAATAGCGGCATCACGCCGGTGATCGCCCACTACACCCCCATTCCCCACACGGCCCTCTGGCCGCAGGCGGTGGCCGCGTCCCGCTATGATTTGGAGAAGGATCCCGTTTTCTCCAACAATGCGATCATGCCCTGCAGCCAAGAGCCTTTCTCATGGGAGATCGTCAGCCGGCTGAAACGCCTGGCCGGCGATCATTCCTGA
- a CDS encoding universal stress protein, which yields MKRTGLAHILCAVDFSQFSSLVTAWGILFARRFDARLTVMHTVYSPGDPIYASAEFERGGEQGRRLAEAREKLATLMQGCPVDWEPLVVPGDPVIKAADEARRLKVDLVIAASHGVSAFKRLFIGTVVERMARRVACPLLVLRSLPPEAGSDRIARPPLVERIMAACDLLESSDSAVGLAAFLARAFDAELHLAHVMESAINEALVDSTAGHYADVQQTLAEKTDIRLRECIPRDVAEELRIRTLLEQGAPGDRLLVAAGKTAPDMLVIGVRYHHALGKLLIGSTTEKMLRRAPCPVLAVPGAVVEKTGKAFSETLKTTGIVRDPVYMDHETAPGHPEQPGRLAAVYDVLDDGRLGDHLVVVPPRRAEAEEILAVHSREYLQQVAASRHHARAALAPDTPVSRGSYRAALYAAGGLLALIERVVAGELKNGFALVRPPGHHAERNRAMGYCLFNNVAVGAAYARNLSGIERILIVDWDVHHGNGTQHIFEIDPTVLFFSIHQYPHFPGSGFFTEVGMGAGEGYTVNIPLAGGYGSGDYAELFDRVLRPLAYEFKPDLILVSAGFDVHSSDPLGGMRVDSEGIAVMTRILMEIAEETCRGRLVFTLEGGYDLEAMAGGVKAVLRELTGLSVTNIANFRKETVKQKRIATAIQHLKQVHGNFWQCMQ from the coding sequence ATGAAGAGGACCGGACTGGCGCACATTCTCTGCGCGGTTGATTTTTCGCAATTCTCATCGTTGGTTACGGCCTGGGGCATCTTATTCGCCCGGCGTTTCGATGCCCGTCTGACCGTCATGCACACGGTCTATTCCCCGGGCGACCCCATTTACGCTTCCGCTGAATTCGAACGGGGCGGCGAACAAGGCCGCCGGCTTGCCGAAGCCCGTGAAAAGCTGGCGACCCTGATGCAGGGGTGTCCGGTCGACTGGGAGCCTTTGGTCGTGCCCGGCGACCCGGTGATAAAGGCGGCGGATGAAGCCAGGCGCCTGAAGGTCGACCTGGTGATTGCGGCAAGCCACGGCGTTTCGGCTTTCAAACGGCTGTTTATCGGTACCGTCGTCGAAAGAATGGCCCGCCGGGTGGCATGCCCGTTGCTGGTGCTGAGAAGTCTGCCACCGGAAGCCGGGAGTGACCGTATTGCCCGGCCGCCACTGGTGGAAAGGATCATGGCCGCCTGTGACCTTTTGGAATCCTCCGACAGTGCCGTGGGGCTGGCAGCCTTCCTGGCGCGGGCTTTCGATGCGGAGCTGCATCTGGCACACGTCATGGAGTCAGCGATCAACGAAGCCCTCGTGGACAGCACGGCCGGCCACTACGCCGACGTTCAGCAAACCCTGGCCGAGAAAACGGATATCAGGCTCAGGGAATGCATTCCTCGGGATGTCGCGGAAGAACTCAGGATCCGTACGCTTCTGGAACAGGGAGCCCCGGGTGACCGGCTGCTGGTTGCTGCGGGAAAGACGGCGCCGGACATGCTCGTCATCGGTGTCCGGTATCACCATGCCCTGGGAAAGCTGCTGATAGGTTCGACCACGGAAAAAATGTTGCGCCGGGCGCCGTGTCCGGTGCTGGCGGTGCCGGGCGCCGTTGTCGAAAAAACGGGCAAAGCGTTTTCGGAAACCCTCAAAACCACCGGAATCGTCAGGGATCCCGTCTACATGGATCATGAAACCGCCCCGGGGCACCCCGAACAACCGGGCCGCCTCGCGGCCGTTTACGACGTACTGGACGACGGCCGGCTGGGCGATCATCTTGTCGTCGTTCCTCCACGCCGGGCGGAAGCCGAAGAGATCCTGGCGGTTCACTCCCGTGAATACCTGCAGCAGGTGGCCGCCAGCCGGCATCATGCCAGGGCCGCCCTGGCTCCGGATACGCCCGTGTCGAGGGGATCTTACCGGGCGGCGCTTTACGCCGCCGGCGGTTTGCTGGCGTTGATCGAGCGGGTGGTCGCGGGTGAGCTGAAAAACGGGTTTGCCCTGGTAAGGCCGCCCGGTCACCATGCCGAACGCAATCGTGCCATGGGGTACTGCCTTTTCAACAACGTCGCCGTCGGTGCCGCTTATGCCCGCAATCTGTCAGGCATCGAGCGCATCCTGATCGTGGACTGGGATGTCCATCACGGCAACGGCACGCAGCATATCTTCGAAATCGACCCCACGGTGCTCTTCTTTTCAATACACCAATATCCCCATTTCCCCGGCTCCGGTTTCTTTACCGAGGTCGGCATGGGGGCAGGGGAGGGTTATACCGTCAACATTCCCCTTGCCGGAGGATACGGTTCGGGGGATTACGCAGAGCTGTTCGATCGGGTGCTGCGGCCGCTGGCTTACGAGTTCAAGCCGGACCTGATACTGGTTTCGGCCGGCTTCGACGTTCATTCTTCCGACCCGCTGGGAGGAATGCGGGTGGACAGCGAGGGGATTGCCGTCATGACCCGGATTCTGATGGAAATTGCAGAAGAAACCTGCCGGGGGCGGCTGGTGTTTACCCTGGAAGGCGGTTACGATCTCGAGGCCATGGCCGGCGGCGTCAAAGCCGTTTTGCGTGAACTGACGGGACTTTCTGTTACAAACATCGCGAATTTCAGGAAAGAAACGGTTAAGCAAAAGCGGATAGCCACCGCTATTCAGCATCTGAAACAGGTGCACGGAAACTTCTGGCAGTGCATGCAGTGA